GGGCGAGGAAGCGTCCCCCGGCGGCGGTCAGGGCGGGCAGGGCGAGAGCGGCGTAGGCCGCCATCCGCTCGGTGTCGGTGACGGCGCGGTAGCTGCTGATCCAGTAGGCGGGCATGCCCCCATCCTGCCGGACCCGCCGCAGCGGCTGAGAGGATGGATCCATGTCCGACCTGTCCGCCGAGGACCAGAAGCTCGTCACCCTCGCCCGCGCCACCCGCGCCCGCATCCAGGCCACCGAGGGTGCGGCGGTACGCGACACCGACGGCCGCACCTACGCCGCCGCCACCGTCGACCTGCCCTCGCTCCGGCTCACCGCGGTGCAGGCCGTCGTCGCGATGGCCGTCGCCTCGGGCTCCACGGGCGTCGACGCCTGCGTCGTGCTCGGCGACGCGGGGGACCTCACCGAGCCGGACAGCGCCGTGCTCGCCGACTTCGCCGGCGCCGCGGGCGTCGTGGTCCACGTCGGCGACGCCCGCGGCACGATCGGCGCGACCACGACCGCAGGCCCGGGCGGCCGCTGATTCGCCGCTCCCGCCATGACATCTGTCATGCCCGGGTCGTGACACCTGCCCGAGGCGCCGGGCCCGACCGGCGGCGACGCTGGGGTCATGACGACGACGAGCACCAGCCGACGGGCGGTCCGCCTGGCGGGAGTGACCAAGGACTTCGGGCCGGTGCAGGCCGTCCGAGGCATCGATCTGGAGCTGCATCCCGGTGAGGTCGTGGCCTTCCTGGGGCCCAACGGCGCCGGCAAGACCACGACGATCGACATGGTCCTGGGCCTGAGCCGACCGACGAGCGGCACCGTCGAGGTGCTCGACCTGGAGCCGCGTCGGGCGATCGCCCGGGGTCTGGTGTCGGCGGTGATGCAGACCGGCGGTCTGCTCAAGGACCTCACCGTCCGGGAGACCGTCGCCTACACGGCGAGCCTGTTCGCCGACACCCGGGCGGTCGACGACGTCCTCGAGCGCGCCGGGATCACCGGCATCGCCGACCGGAGGGTCGCCAAGTGCTCGGGCGGCGAGCAGCAGCGACTGCGGTTCGCCATGGCGCTGCTGCCCGACCCCGCCCTGCTGCTGCTCGACGAGCCGACCACCGGCATGGACGTCGAGGGCAGGCGGGCGTTCTGGAACGCGATCCGCGCCGACGCCGGCGCCGGCCGCACGGTCCTGTTCGCCACGCACTACCTCGAGGAGGCCGACCAGTACGCCGACCGGATCGTGCTGATCAGCAGGGGCCGCATCGTCGCCGACGGCTCCGGTCCGCAGATCCGCGCCCTGGCCTCGGGCCGCACGGTCCGGGCCACGGTGCCCGGCGTCGACCACGGCGTCACCTCCGCGGTCGCCGCGCTCGGCGGCGTCGAGCACGTCGACGTCCGCGGCGAGTCGGTGACCATCCACGCCAAGGACAGCGACGCGGTCGCCCGCTACCTGCTCACCGAGACCGCCGCCCGCGACATCGAGATCGCCGCCCAGGGCATCGAAGAGGCCTTCCTCACGCTGACCGGAGAGACCGCATGAGCACCACCACCAGCACCGTCGACCCCACGACCCGCCGGGTTCCGCCGATGGGCGGATTCAACCTGACCGTCCTCGGCATCGAGCTGCGCCGGATGCTGCGCAACCGCCGCACCATCGTGTTCACGCTGATCTTCCCGGCGGCCATGCTGCTCGCCTTCGGCGGACAGTCCGGCTGGCAGCAGAAGGCGGGCAGCGGCAACGTGGCGGCGTACATCCTGGCCTCGATGGCGCTGTACGGCGCCGCGCTCACCGCGGCGGCCGGCGGCTCCATGGTCGCCCTCGAACGCTCCCTCGGCTGGTCACGCCAGCTGCGCCTCACCCCCCTCCATCCGGTGGTCTACATCCTGATGAAAGCGCTGGTCGCCCTCGCCATGGGCGCCCTCGCGATCGCCGCCGTCAATGTCGTCGGCGCAATTCAGGGCAAGGCCGACATGCCCGTCCACGTGTGGATCGAGTGCGCCGTGGTGACGCTCTTCTGCACCTTGACCTTCGCCGCCCTCGGCGTCTTCGTCGGCTACGTCGTCCCCGGCGAGAACGCCATGCAGATCCTGGGTCCCGGTCTCGCGCTCCTCTCCTTCCTCGGTGGTGTCTTCATCCCGCTCGACGACTATGCGGAGGTGGTCCGACAGATCGCGTACTGGACCCCGATGTACGGCGTCGCCGAGATCGCGCGCTGGCCGCTGACCCACGAGCTGCCTTGGTACGCCGTCGTCAACGCCGTCGCCTGGTTCGCGCTCTTCGTGGCCGGCGCCGCCTGGCGGATGAGCAGGGACACCGCCCGGGTCTGACCGGCCAGACGACGTCCGGCGGACTAGCGTGACGCCTGTGGACACCGCGGCCCCCCACCCCCTCCAGCGCCCGCTGGGCCGGTGGGCGCCGCTGTTCGCCGCGATCTGGCTGACCTTCCTCGTCGACCCGGTGCGCAGCGCCTGGGGCGACCTGCCCGATCCGCACGCCTGGGTCGGGCTGGTCGCGACGGTGGTCTTCGCCGCGGGCTACCTCGGCCTGTGGGTCACCCTGCGCCGGGGCCGCGCCCGGCTCGCGATGGCGCCGCCCCTGCGGATCCGACTGGCCTGGACCCTCGGCCTCGCGACCCTGGCCGTCGTCATGGTCGCCGCCCTCGGCCAGGTCGGCATGGCGAGCGTCGTCTACCTCGCGGTGACTCTCGTGATGCTCTACCCGCCCCGGGCGTTCCTGCCCCTCGTCCTCGTGCTGACGACGACCGTGCTGGTCCTCGGCCTCACGGTCCCGGGCTGGGAGCACGACACCTGGCTCGCGTTCTCGGTCGTGGCGGCGTCGATCGCGGTGTTCGGCGTGCGCTCGATGATGAACCGCAACATCGAGCTCATCCGCGCCCATGCGGCGAATGCCGCGCTGGCGGCCGAGAGCGAGCGCAACCGGCTGGCTCGCGACCTGCACGACATCCTCGGTCACTCGCTCACCGTCATCACGATCAAGGCCGAGCTCGCCGGGCGCCTCTTCGACGCCGACCCGGAGCGGGCCCGCGCCGAGCTGGGCGACCTCGAACGGCTGAGCCGCGACGCGCTCGCCGACGTACGACGCGCGGTGGAGGGATTCCGTGGCCTCACCCTGCCGGGAGAGATCGCCCGTGCCCGGACCGCGCTGGCCGCAGCGCAGATCGACGCGACGCTCCCCAACAGCACCGACGAGGTCCCGACCGAGGCGCGTGAGCTGTTCGCCTGGACCGTCCGCGAGGCCGTCACCAACGTGGTGCGGCACTCCGGGGCCCGGCACTGCGAGGTGCGGCTGACGTCGCAGGCGGTCGAGGTCCGCGACGACGGCCGCGGGGTTCCCGTCGACGCCGGCCGCGGGTCGGGGCTCACCGGGCTCCAGGAGCGCGCGGCCGCCGGCGGCGCGACCCTCGTGACCCGCAGTCTCGAGCCGGGCTGGTCGGTGGCGGTGGTGCTGTCGTGAGCGACCCGATCCGGCTGCTGCTCGCCGACGACCAGGCCCTGGTCCGCGGTGCGCTCTCCGCCCTGCTCGGCCTCGAGCCGGACCTGGAGGTCGTCGCCGAGGTCGGGACCGGTGAGGAGGCCGTCGCGGCGGCCGGCCGGCACACCCCGGACGTCGCCCTGCTGGACGTCGAGATGCCCGGCCTGGACGGCATCGCCGCGTGCGCTGAGGTCCGCGCGGCGAGCCCGGGCACCCGGGTGCTCATCGTGACGACCTTCGGTCGCCCCGGCTACCTCCGCCGAGCGCTCCGGGCCGGTGCCTCGGGCTTCGTCGTCAAGGACACCCCGGCGACCCAGCTCGCCGACGCCGTACGCCGTGTCCACCAGGGACTGCGCGTGGTCGACCCCGCCCTGGCCACCGACTCCCTGCTGACCGGGGAGTCGCCGCTGACCGCCCGCGAGACCGACGTACTGCGCGCGGCCCGCGACGGGGCCCCGGTCGCGGCCATCGCCGCCGCACTCTTCCTCTCCGAGGGGACGGTGCGCAACCACCTGTCCGCGGCGATCGGCAAGACCGGGGCCGGCAACCGCACGGAGGCCGTGCTGGTCGCGGTCGGGAACGGCTGGCTGTGACGCCGTCGCCGCCACGCCGCCGGGCCCGGCTCAGGTCAGCCGCAGCGTGGTGAGGCAGGTCGGGTCGTCCGCGTCGGTCGTGGACACGGGGACGGTGCCCGACCGTCCGTCGTACCCGATCGTGAGCGTGGCCTCGATGCCGCGCGGCACCCAGAGCCCGGTGAACCCGTTGTCGTAGGTCGTGCGCTCCTCGTCGACCAGCACCTCCCCGTCGGAACGCACCAGGGTCACCCGGACGCCGGCCCCGGAGAGCTCGCCGCGGCAGGTGGTCAGGCTGTGGAAGTGGCACTCGTGCGTCTGCTCGCGGTACGGCGCCACCGACACGTAGACCCGGTCCTCGGGCATCGGCAGCCGGGTCTCGCGACCCGCGTCGTCGCTCAGCACCAGGCTGTCCGGGCGCACCGATGCGAGCAGGTCCGCCGGGCGCTCGGCGACGGGCAGGGCGTCGAGCCGGTCGATCACCTGGCTGACGTCGAGGCCGGCGAGGTCGTGCTCGGTGAGGAGTGGGTCGTCGGCCGAGCGGGCGGCCCCGGGGGCGTCGGACGTGCCGGACGCGCAGCCGCCGAGTGCGGGCCCGGCGAGCAGCAGGGCGGCGGCGGCGATCAGGAGGCGGCGCCGGGAGCGGGTGGGGTGGGACATGGCGGTTCCTTCGAGGAGGGACCGGCGGTCGGTGCCGGGACACCGCGGGGCGTCCCGGCACCGACCGTCCGGTCAGGTCAGCGGGCGTCCAGGAGGTCGTTCATCTCCTGGATCTCGGCGGTCTGGGCGTCGATGATCGTCCGCGCGAGTCGCACGGCGTCCGGGTTCCTCCCGTCCGCGACCTCGGTACGGGCCATCGCGACGGCACCCTCGTGGTGGACGATCATCTGCTCCAGGAACAGGCGGGATGCCTCGGCGCCGCCGGCCGTCTCCAGGGCGGCGAGGTCGTCCTCGCTCATCATCCCGTCGCCGTGGTCCATCCCGGCCATGCCCTGGCCGTCGGGATCGGCGCCCCAGGCGACCAGCCAGCCCCGGAGCTGCTCGATCTCCGGGCCCTGGGCGGCCTTGACCGCCTCGGCCAGCTCGACCACCGCGGGGTCGACCCCGGCCTGGCCGAGGACGATGTCACTCATCTCGATGGCCTGCTCGTGGTGGACGATCATCATCGACGCGAACATGACGTCAGCGTCGTTCGCGTCCGTCGCGTCGGGCGTGTCGGCCTGGCCGGTCGGGTCGTCGGCCGACCGCTCCGAGGAGCCGTGGTCCATCCCGGGCATCGGGTCGTCCTCGGACGAGCAGCCGGCCAGGATCAGGGTGGCCGTCAGGGCCAGGGCAGCGGGCGCTGCCGTTCGTCGCTTCATGGGTCGTGTCTCCTGGTGCACAGTCGCTGGGCGCGCGGGCCGGGACGGCGCCACGCGGGGTGAGGTGGGGGCGGCCGCCCGTCCCGCGGATGCGCGACGGGCGGCTGCCGCTCACGTGCGACTGATGCAGAGGACGTGCAAGGACGGTGCCTGGGGGGCCATCCGTCGGAGGAGGCGGCCGAGGGGAGCGCGCGAGGAGGGCGCATGCATCCACCGGGGCACCAGCCGCGGGGGCGTCAGCACGAGCAGGACGAGCAGGAGGGCCAGGGCGCACGCCACCGCCATGCCCGCCGACCCTTCGCCGCAGCCGACGCAAGCGCCGCCGGCAGAGCCGGAGGCGCCGGGGGCGGGCTCCGCAGCGAACGCGGCCGGCTCGGCGGATCGGTGGGCCGGGTGCCCGTCGGCGCCGTGCTCGTCGGCCCTGTCGCCGTCGAGCGCCGGCCCGGCCGTGGAGACCGGCGCCGCGTGGGCGGCCGGCGTGCCGTGCAGGCTGACGGCGTGCATGGTCACCAGGCCGACGATGACCGCGCCGGCCAGGAGTCCGCCCAGCAGACCGCCGAGCAGCAGGTACCGGACGGTGCCTCGCCGGCCCCTCTCCGGTCGTGCCGCCGTCAGCAACTCCACGCCGGTCAGTCTACGGACCACCGGGCGGACCACCGGGCGGGCCACCGGGCGGGCGATCGGGCGGACCACCGGGCGGGCGATCGGGGAGAGGAGGAGGGCCGACCCCTGCATCCCGTTGTCCCCGGAGAGGAGTAAGTTGCAAGTCATGGCAAACCCTCCCTGGGAGGAGCACGAGCGGGCCGTGCGCCGGCTTGCGGACTCCTACGCAGCCATTCCCCCCGGTCAGCCCGTGCGGCTCGCGAAGCGCACCACCAACCTGTTCCGGGCGCGGACGGCGACCGATGCTCCCGGACTCGACGTCAGCGGTCTCTGCGGTGTCATCGAGGTGCTGCCCGAGAGCCCTGACGGCCCGGTGGCCGAGGTGCAGGGCATGTGCACCTACGAGGACCTCGTGGACGCGACGCTGCCCCATGGGCTGGTGCCCTACGTCGTCCCGCAACTGCGCACGATCACCCTCGGCGGCGCGGTCACCGGACTCGGCATCGAGTCGACCAGCTTCCGGCTCGGTCTTCCCCACGAGTCGGTGCTGGAGATGGACGTGTTCACCGGCAGCGGCCGGGTGGTCACGACCCGCCCGGGCGACGACCTGTTCGACGCCTTCCCCAACTCCTACGGCTCGCTCGGCTATGCGACCAGGCTGCGGATCAAGCTCGCCGCCGTGCCGCCGTACGTCGCGCTGCGCCACCTGCGCATCGACGACCCCGAGCTGCTCGCCAAGACGATCGCCGAGATCACCGCGACCCAGGAGTACGACGGCGAGCCGGTCCACGGCCTCGACGGCGTCTCCTTCGGGCCGGGCGAGCACGTGCTCACCCTCGCCCGATGGACCGACGAGCCGGGTCCGACCTCCGACTACGCCGGACAGCGGATCTACTATCGCTCGCTGCAGACCTGCGACCGCGACCGGCTGACCTTCCACGACTACCTGTGGCGCTGGGACACCGACTGGTTCTGGTGCTCCGGCGCCTTCGGCGCCCAGAACCCGCGGATCCGCCGGTTCTGGCCGCGCCGCTACCGCCGTTCCGACGTCTACATGCGGCTGCTCCACCTCGACCGCCGCTTCGGCATCGCCGACCGCCTCGACCGTCGCGCCGGTCGCCCGCTGCGCGAGCGGGTCGTGCAGGACATCGAGGTCCCGGTCGAGCGGTTGGGCGAGTTCCTCGCCTGGTTCGACGAGGAGGTCGGCATGCGACCGGTGTGGATGTGCCCGCTGGCCACCACCCGGGCCTGGCCGCTGTACCCGCTCGAGACCGGCAAGACCTACGTCAACGTGGGCTTCTGGGGCACCGTCCATGTCGGCCCCGACGCCCCCGACGGCCCCCGCAACCGCGCGATCGAGGCCAAGGTCCATGAGCTGGGCGGGCATAAATCCCTCTACTCCGATGCTTTCTACGACCGGGCGAGCTTCGACGCGCTCTACAACACCGACCGGCTCGAGGCGGTCAAGCGCGTCCACGATCCCGACGACCGACTGACGACCCTCTACGACAAGGCGGTGCGAAGCCGATGACAGTCCAGACAGGCAGGGGCATCGCGCCCACGATCGCTTCCCTCTTCCCGGGCGGCCTGCCCCTGTGGCTCAAGGCCTACGACGGCTCGGTGGCGGGTGACCAGTCCCAGCCCTACGGCGTGGAGCTGGTCAGCGAGCGCGGTCTCTCCTACATCATGACGGCGCCCGGCGACCTCGGCCTCGCCCGCGCCTACGTCGCCGGCGACCTGGTCCTGCACGGCGCCCACCCGGGCGACCCCTACGCCGCGTTCTCGCTGCTCAAGGACCACACCGACTTCGGGATCCCGGGGCCGCTCGAGCTGGTCGGCGTGCTGCGCTCGCTCGGCCTGAGCCACCTGATCCCGCCCGCGCCGCCGCCGCAGGAGCACCTGCCGGCGTGGCGGCACCGGCTCGAGGGCCTGCGCTCGCTGCAGTGGTGGGGCCGCCACTCCCAGGAGCGCGACGCCGACGCGATCCATCACCACTACGACGTGTCGAACACCTTCTACGAGCACGTCCTCGGCCCGTCGATGACCTACACCTGTGCGGTCTTCCCGACGGAGGAGGCCACGCTCGAGGAGGCTCAGGCCTACAAGTACGACCTGATCTGCCGCAAGCTCGGACTGCAGCCCGGCCAGCGTCTGCTCGACATCGGCTGCGGCTGGGGTGGCATGGTGCGCCACGCCGCGAAGCACTACGGGGTCCGCGTGCTGGGCGTGACGCTCTCCCGGGAGCAGGCCACCTGGGCCCAGGAGGAGATCAAGCGGCAGGGCCTCGACGACCTGGCGGAGGTGCGTCACTCCGACTACCGCGACGTCGCCGAGGGCGACTTCGACGCGGTCAGCTCGATCGGCCTGACCGAGCACATCGGCGTCGCCAACTACCCGGCCTACTTCGGGTTCATGCGCGACAAGCTCAAGCCGCAGGGGCGGATGCTCAACCACTGCATCACCCGGCACGACAACGTGGACCGTCGTACCGGCGCCTTCATCGACCGCTACGTCTTCCCCGACGGCGAGCTCGCCGGCTCGGGCACGATCGCGGCCGCGATCGAGGACGCCGGACTCGAGGTCCAGCACCACGAGAACTTCCGGCTCCACTACGCGAAGACGCTCGCCGGCTGGTGCCGGAACCTCGCCGACAACTGGGACGCGTGCGTCGCCGAGACCGACGAGGG
This region of Nocardioides sp. L-11A genomic DNA includes:
- a CDS encoding sensor histidine kinase translates to MDTAAPHPLQRPLGRWAPLFAAIWLTFLVDPVRSAWGDLPDPHAWVGLVATVVFAAGYLGLWVTLRRGRARLAMAPPLRIRLAWTLGLATLAVVMVAALGQVGMASVVYLAVTLVMLYPPRAFLPLVLVLTTTVLVLGLTVPGWEHDTWLAFSVVAASIAVFGVRSMMNRNIELIRAHAANAALAAESERNRLARDLHDILGHSLTVITIKAELAGRLFDADPERARAELGDLERLSRDALADVRRAVEGFRGLTLPGEIARARTALAAAQIDATLPNSTDEVPTEARELFAWTVREAVTNVVRHSGARHCEVRLTSQAVEVRDDGRGVPVDAGRGSGLTGLQERAAAGGATLVTRSLEPGWSVAVVLS
- a CDS encoding ABC transporter permease gives rise to the protein MSTTTSTVDPTTRRVPPMGGFNLTVLGIELRRMLRNRRTIVFTLIFPAAMLLAFGGQSGWQQKAGSGNVAAYILASMALYGAALTAAAGGSMVALERSLGWSRQLRLTPLHPVVYILMKALVALAMGALAIAAVNVVGAIQGKADMPVHVWIECAVVTLFCTLTFAALGVFVGYVVPGENAMQILGPGLALLSFLGGVFIPLDDYAEVVRQIAYWTPMYGVAEIARWPLTHELPWYAVVNAVAWFALFVAGAAWRMSRDTARV
- a CDS encoding CueP family metal-binding protein, yielding MSHPTRSRRRLLIAAAALLLAGPALGGCASGTSDAPGAARSADDPLLTEHDLAGLDVSQVIDRLDALPVAERPADLLASVRPDSLVLSDDAGRETRLPMPEDRVYVSVAPYREQTHECHFHSLTTCRGELSGAGVRVTLVRSDGEVLVDEERTTYDNGFTGLWVPRGIEATLTIGYDGRSGTVPVSTTDADDPTCLTTLRLT
- a CDS encoding cytidine deaminase, which codes for MSDLSAEDQKLVTLARATRARIQATEGAAVRDTDGRTYAAATVDLPSLRLTAVQAVVAMAVASGSTGVDACVVLGDAGDLTEPDSAVLADFAGAAGVVVHVGDARGTIGATTTAGPGGR
- a CDS encoding cyclopropane-fatty-acyl-phospholipid synthase family protein translates to MTVQTGRGIAPTIASLFPGGLPLWLKAYDGSVAGDQSQPYGVELVSERGLSYIMTAPGDLGLARAYVAGDLVLHGAHPGDPYAAFSLLKDHTDFGIPGPLELVGVLRSLGLSHLIPPAPPPQEHLPAWRHRLEGLRSLQWWGRHSQERDADAIHHHYDVSNTFYEHVLGPSMTYTCAVFPTEEATLEEAQAYKYDLICRKLGLQPGQRLLDIGCGWGGMVRHAAKHYGVRVLGVTLSREQATWAQEEIKRQGLDDLAEVRHSDYRDVAEGDFDAVSSIGLTEHIGVANYPAYFGFMRDKLKPQGRMLNHCITRHDNVDRRTGAFIDRYVFPDGELAGSGTIAAAIEDAGLEVQHHENFRLHYAKTLAGWCRNLADNWDACVAETDEGTARVWGLYMAGSRIAFERDEIQLHHVLATRSDDGVSGYPLRHDFGV
- a CDS encoding response regulator transcription factor — encoded protein: MSDPIRLLLADDQALVRGALSALLGLEPDLEVVAEVGTGEEAVAAAGRHTPDVALLDVEMPGLDGIAACAEVRAASPGTRVLIVTTFGRPGYLRRALRAGASGFVVKDTPATQLADAVRRVHQGLRVVDPALATDSLLTGESPLTARETDVLRAARDGAPVAAIAAALFLSEGTVRNHLSAAIGKTGAGNRTEAVLVAVGNGWL
- a CDS encoding ABC transporter ATP-binding protein: MTTTSTSRRAVRLAGVTKDFGPVQAVRGIDLELHPGEVVAFLGPNGAGKTTTIDMVLGLSRPTSGTVEVLDLEPRRAIARGLVSAVMQTGGLLKDLTVRETVAYTASLFADTRAVDDVLERAGITGIADRRVAKCSGGEQQRLRFAMALLPDPALLLLDEPTTGMDVEGRRAFWNAIRADAGAGRTVLFATHYLEEADQYADRIVLISRGRIVADGSGPQIRALASGRTVRATVPGVDHGVTSAVAALGGVEHVDVRGESVTIHAKDSDAVARYLLTETAARDIEIAAQGIEEAFLTLTGETA
- a CDS encoding FAD-binding oxidoreductase, with the translated sequence MANPPWEEHERAVRRLADSYAAIPPGQPVRLAKRTTNLFRARTATDAPGLDVSGLCGVIEVLPESPDGPVAEVQGMCTYEDLVDATLPHGLVPYVVPQLRTITLGGAVTGLGIESTSFRLGLPHESVLEMDVFTGSGRVVTTRPGDDLFDAFPNSYGSLGYATRLRIKLAAVPPYVALRHLRIDDPELLAKTIAEITATQEYDGEPVHGLDGVSFGPGEHVLTLARWTDEPGPTSDYAGQRIYYRSLQTCDRDRLTFHDYLWRWDTDWFWCSGAFGAQNPRIRRFWPRRYRRSDVYMRLLHLDRRFGIADRLDRRAGRPLRERVVQDIEVPVERLGEFLAWFDEEVGMRPVWMCPLATTRAWPLYPLETGKTYVNVGFWGTVHVGPDAPDGPRNRAIEAKVHELGGHKSLYSDAFYDRASFDALYNTDRLEAVKRVHDPDDRLTTLYDKAVRSR
- a CDS encoding DUF305 domain-containing protein; translation: MKRRTAAPAALALTATLILAGCSSEDDPMPGMDHGSSERSADDPTGQADTPDATDANDADVMFASMMIVHHEQAIEMSDIVLGQAGVDPAVVELAEAVKAAQGPEIEQLRGWLVAWGADPDGQGMAGMDHGDGMMSEDDLAALETAGGAEASRLFLEQMIVHHEGAVAMARTEVADGRNPDAVRLARTIIDAQTAEIQEMNDLLDAR